The genomic segment GTCCAATGAGAAGAAGTTCCGTTTCAACTACTACACCGTTTACGAGCACATTCCGGGTTTCCGTGAAGGTGACAAGAACGGCGACTGGATTGTCATCAACCGGAATGGTTTTCGAAGAACAAGGGATGTCGCAAAAAACAAACCGGGGAATACGTTTCGAATCTTTTTTCTGGGAGGGTCGGCGGCGCACGGCGTTTCCAGCCGGAAACCATATCCGATCAGACACATTTATTCCAATGAAACAGTGGATGCTTATCTGGAAAGAAAATTAAATCGGGAATTTGGACAAAGTACAGTGGTTGAAGTGATCAATGCAGCTATAACGGGTTACCAGGTTTTCCAGCATACTCAATATTTGCAGAGTGAACTCCTGGATTATGATCCTGACATGGTGATTTTTTTTGATGGCGCAAATGACCATTACACAAATAACCCTGACTACAATTACCTGGCCGATTTCAGGTATCAGTTTTGGAAAGATAGAATTCGGGATCCTTCCGTGAAAGGCGCATGGGACTATTTCGCGTCTTACATGGCAGATTACAGTGGTCTGTTCAGAGGCTATATCGCCCAAAGACTCGAACAGGACGCGCGCAGGAGAATGAATATCAAGGATATGTACCGGGAATATGCGAACCCCGGCTTAAGTATCGAAAATCACATCATTGCCGCAAAGAAACAATTTCTCAGAAGCGTCCGGATGAATCTGGATCTCCTGCATCACGAAAAAGTCGATACAATTCTTGGATTGCAACCGATGCTTGTTTTGCGGAATACCACTCTCTTATCCAACCAGGAACGGGCATTCCTACATCAGGAGCCAAATACGCAAACGCTTTATCCGGTGGTCGATTCCGAATTAAAAGCAATTTCAGAGGAATATGGAGTAAGTTACGTTGATTTCAATGTAACTTTTAACGATCCGAAGTATACGAACAAGCAGCTTTTCATCGATTATT from the bacterium genome contains:
- a CDS encoding SGNH/GDSL hydrolase family protein, which produces MKTKKTHIYFILFVIISTIAGLEIGARLYLSFVLHKSNEKKFRFNYYTVYEHIPGFREGDKNGDWIVINRNGFRRTRDVAKNKPGNTFRIFFLGGSAAHGVSSRKPYPIRHIYSNETVDAYLERKLNREFGQSTVVEVINAAITGYQVFQHTQYLQSELLDYDPDMVIFFDGANDHYTNNPDYNYLADFRYQFWKDRIRDPSVKGAWDYFASYMADYSGLFRGYIAQRLEQDARRRMNIKDMYREYANPGLSIENHIIAAKKQFLRSVRMNLDLLHHEKVDTILGLQPMLVLRNTTLLSNQERAFLHQEPNTQTLYPVVDSELKAISEEYGVSYVDFNVTFNDPKYTNKQLFIDYCHLTPLGGEAVADALLPIVRKKIEEWATSMKSDSVL